The genomic interval ctagggaaaacccaaagacagcggggagatgaaaacaaggacacacgggcggctttagcctctcgcacgaatagctgtagcaaactacacacagcccagccccagtagataaacagaaaacctcatagaagaaactatttattttggttctcttacccagtgcattccatggtgcatcctcgcctagaattgagtggaagcaagtccatctcagaagggacatacctgaagagaaatggctttccagactctgaagggcagagaaagcaccagcctgggttagagaaaggtgaggggtggggtagggggtgggcttccttcttccccaaataaggaaccttcctgaggccagcacagtgggagggagggccatagcgtggaagcagccagacttcttcctgagaagttataggatgcctccaagggaccattcaggtgcccaaactgtgtcctgatggtgggagccagtcggtctgcctcagagcccaggactgaggtgggcgcacagcaggctGGTCTTACTTGGCCgaatccatttcacttctccgaagccctgtgtaaaacatgaagcgtggacaacctggtgagcacagctctgccctcaagaccggtttcaactcctctcttcccagagaacagcatctctgagcccgtcctgggtgacctcacagagatcaccctagtggcccaggctagtgacctggaacatgtaccttcctgcagccaaccccagacgtccactgatgcatcatatacagGCAAAGATGTGAGtccctgtgcattggtctaacattacagactctgccacaggcccaagaggtggtgtgtgggacatgcaggggtgcaggaatgtacgcagtgcaaaggtgtaagtggtggcaggggtgcaggggctgtggagggtgcaggcagttcaggggatgcgggggtgcaggcagtgcagaagtgcagagagtggcaggcgtgcagaggtacagggagtgtaggggtgcaggaaggtgctcaggcacgtggccaggatcAGAAGGCAAgagcacatcctcgcagtcagcctgaccacgagagattagtgcaatggtctggggcggcggcggcggcagcggcggcggcggcggtgggtgggaggctgcccgggcaagctggtcgatttcttctcttccctgcagcatGACCTGGGGGGGCCTTGGCCGCCGGaaattcgccagatgttggactccaggtaagcttgctcctgggtggtggggcggttaggtcagggggcggtggcagcggcaggggcgcggagcggggctgcccctggcgaactgatggaatagctgccttctcccggctgccgggcctgggagcggcctctgctgccccaggtcgccacacacacctgtcccactcagcttgctgagtggggagtggaggcggtgtcgttaaggtgcagggcccacggggGTAGGGGGGCTGCCGCGCGGAAGCCGGTCAATTCACTCCGCTCTCCCTcgcggcggagccaggggcggcttctgctgccctagaggcgggacgccggtctccaggtgagcttggtcctgggaggcggcggcggcagcggcggcggctgggggttggggtccgttccagggagctgctccatttcttctctcccccgcggcctggcctgggggcgacctctgccgccggagatttgcctgaggtccgactccaggtgagcttgctcccgggagatgggtgcggtgcagtcaggggtctgggaaggtggtggctgcggggatagggaggctgccccgggggagcttgaggattagctcctatgtctgtgccgcgtggccagcaggcggcctctgctgcgccaggtcccgggacacccctttcccactttgcctgctgggggcgggaggcagggtagtcagggtgcacgggtggcgggggtcaggggcctgcagcgggggagcgggcccatttgctcccttcttccccgcggcttgtcctgggggcggtgtctcttgccctgggttaagagacacgtgtatcctagtcggcctggccccaggaggcgggcgtgttacgttgggggtggtgtCAGCAgtggcaggttttcccatggagccggtccatttgctcccatttctccccatggtttgccctgggggcagtccctgttgtccctagttcgccggacgtccatgtccaggtcagcctgctccctagatgCGGCCACCGTGAGGGGGGGGGatagggggctgccttggggagctggtggattggctcccgtctcccttatgtcctggtgtgggagtggcctctcctgccccagatcaccagacacgcctgtcccattcagcctgctgggggaggggcgccctgggcgGTGCTTTTAAGGTGCGTGTTTGGCGATGGCtggggtagaggacctgcagaGCGGAGCCTGTCagtttgctctcctcttccccatggccaatcctgggggcgtcctctgctgcccaagaagccggatgcccgtctccaggtcagcttgctcctggaaCGCGGGCGCAATGCGGTCGAGGGGCAGAGGCaactgcgacggccggctgccccgcctaatggtgccacttcttctcctctcctctgacctggcctggggacggcctctcccgtccaagattcgcctgacaccccacacccggtcaggttgctcctgggaggtgggcgcggtgagatcagggggtggggaggagaggggtgctgCCTATTGTGAGCTGGAGGATAACCTCCcgtctctctggaggcctgacgtggggcggcctctgctgcccctcgttcccaggtcacc from Camelus bactrianus isolate YW-2024 breed Bactrian camel chromosome 14, ASM4877302v1, whole genome shotgun sequence carries:
- the LOC141579767 gene encoding uncharacterized protein LOC141579767 isoform X3 yields the protein MEPRWGWESAVCTAGGLMLLWTSLCLNSCSTLGVHSMVHPRLELSGSKSISEGTYLKRNGFPDSEGQRKHQPGLEKENSISEPVLGDLTEITLVAQASDLEHVPSCSQPQTSTDASYTGKDHDLGGPWPPEIRQMLDSSNAESPERRFRLNSFVADFGRPLLPKVFSGRAMTNLGPSFTATSMKWTA